AGCAGCAATCGCCAGAAGTAGTCAGTTCAGCGGGGACAGAGTGGCAGGTTACTGTGCCTGATGGTGAGTATTTCGTCATGGGTGATAACCGAGATCGTAGTGCTGATGGACGCTTTTGGGGCTTCGTACCCGATGAAAATTTAGCGGGTAAAGCCGTCTATATTTGGATGCATAAGCCACCAGGACTTAATCTTCCAACTTTCTCTCGTAATGGTTCAATTGATTGATTATTGTTTCTAATCAGTAACTGTTTTGTTTATTAGATATTATGCTAGTATTCATACTGACCCTAATCAAAATAAAATTTATACTATATTTGACATATTAATCGTAGTGGATATGAAGGTACACAAACGGATAATAAAAAAATGAGATATAAAAATAGATAGGGCGGATAAAACAACTGGTTAGAATACATTAAATTAAATCATTAGAGGGGGCCTCATGGCGCACCAGTTAACGAGTTTGACGTCTCAGCGTGGGTCTAGTGTGACTAGTATTGTCTTGCTGCTAATTATTATTGTTATTGCTGGCAAATTGATTATTGCGATCATGCCTGCACAAGTTGGTGATTACCAGCTAAGCAAAACGTTAGGTGCGCAGTTAAAAGAAGCTAATAATAATGGTGAGACTGCAAAACAGTTCGTTGAACGTGTTAACCGTCAACTCTCTATTAATGCTGATTATGATACGACCGCTGAAGAAGTATTTACTTTTACCAATAACAAGACAGGTCAACTGGCCATTTATAAAGACTATGATAAAACCAGTAACTTTTTTGGTAATGTCGATATCGTTAATCGTTTTGAAGGTGAAATAAATGCTGCCTCGGTAGAGTAGGCATTCTCATAAGATTTTTACCAATTAACAATAATTCATAAGGGTCAGACGACTCTTGTGAAATAATTCTATCAATTATTTAAACGTTTAAATTACTAACATTAAAGGATAGCCAAAAGCCACGCATGAAATCAACTCCACAACAGTACCAAGCGCTGCCTGCCGCCAAAAAAAATAGCGCAACTATGGAGACTTTGCCAATCAGCTCAGATTTTATTCAGCGTCTGGAAGTATTGACACGCAAATTAGGCTACGTCTTTAATGATTTAAATCTACCAAAGTTAGCCTTAACGCATCGCTCGTTCGATAGCAAAAAAAACTATGAGCGCTTAGAGTTTTTAGGTGATGCACTTCTTGGAATGATTGTTGGCGAGGCACTATATCATCGCTATCCTAGTCAGAATGAAGGGCGTTTGACTCGTATGCGTGCCACATTGGTACGCCAAGAGTCCCTAGTTACCATCGCTCAGAACTTAGAGCTATCCAACCATCTGATCTTGGGTATTGGTGAACGTAAAGGTGGTGGACGTAATCGCGCTTCGATATTGGCTGATGCGGTAGAATCGTTGATTGGGGCTATTTATTTAGACAGCCAAGATATGGAAATCACTCGTAATTGTGTGCTGTCATGGTATGGTGACTTAATCGACAACGTTAATGACCAAAAAGCACTAAAAGACGCCAAAAGTCGTTTACAGGAATGGCTACAATCCAAACAGTTTGATTTGCCACACTATGAGTTGGTCGAAACCCGTGGCAATGCGCCTTATCAGATATTTGTTGTACGCTGTCAGGTGAATATTAGCAGTTGCCCTGATATCACTGAGTCTGGTGAGAGTCGCCGGATTGCTGAGCAAAAAGCAGCTGAACTAATGATCAATCAATTGCACAAGTTACCTGGCGCGCTTAAAAAACGTTAATAACTTAATTCCTAACGTTGATAACCTGTTCACCTGACTCGATTAAATATTAGATACTTGTTAAAGACTAACCTAATGGTTATCAACAACTTAATAAACAATATAGACCTTCAAATTTCTTTATTTCTAAATTGAAATTAGCCTAGTAAGTATTATTAACAGATTAAATATACTGCTAGGCCTATCATCAAAACTCCACAGGATTACCCTATGAGCAATCATACTGACTTGCCATCTACCCCCGAAGATAATGCCAATAATATGACAGAGAACACTGATACAAACCAAGCAACTACTGTAGAACAAGTAGAAAACACACAAGAAAGTAGAAAAATAGGAGAGTCGTTGACAGCTATTCAGCAGCAAGATAATGACGCTGCCGACGAATCTGATAGCGATACTGATCTTGAAAATAACGATGCGATTGATGGGTTCTTTGCGCCAAGTAATAATGATGACGTTTCTGAAGACTTTAAAGCAGGCTACGTAGCGATCATTGGTCGTCCAAACGTTGGCAAGTCAACTTTAATGAACCATTTACTAGGACAAAAGCTGTCGATTACCTCACGTAAGCCGCAAACAACTCGTCATCGTATTCATGGCATTTTAAGCACCCATGAAATGCAGGCAGTGTTTGTAGATACGCCTGGTATTCATCGTAATGAAGTACGTGCTATCAATGAGCGTATGAATAAAGCTGCTGTATCAGCGCTGGTAGATGTAGATTTGGTACTGTTTGTGGTTGACTCAGACCAGTGGCGTGATGATGATTTATTGACCTTACAGAAGCTTGGTGATACTAACTTAACTGTCGTATTGGTCATTAATAAAGCAGATACGTTAAAAGATAAAGGGTCTATTCTGCCACTGATTGAAACTTTCAGTGACAGCTTTGACTTTGCCGACATCGTACCGGTCTCAGCTCTAAAGAACCAAAACCTAGATCGTCTTGAGGAAGTTATTGCTTCGCACCTACCAAAGGCGACGCCAATTTATGACACTGAACAAATCACTGACCGCTCAGAGAGATTTTTAGCCAGTGAGATTATCCGCGAAAAAATTATGCGTAGCGCTGGTGATGAAGTGCCTTATGATTTAACCGTACAGATTGACGAGTTTAAAGATGAAGCGGCTCATATGGATCCTAAAACAGGTCGTCCACGTAAAGCATGTACTTTCATCGATGCAACAATATATGTAGAACGTAATGGCCAAAAAGCCATCGTGATTGGTGAAAAAGGTCAGCGTATCAAGCAAGTTGGTATGGACGCCCGTAAAGATATGGAAAAGTTATTTGATAAAAAAGTAATGTTAACTCTATGGGTAAAAGTCAAGCGTGGTTGGTCTGATGATGAGCGTGCATTAACAAGCTTGGGTTATTGATTAAACTAAACATCAAGTCTGGACATGATGTTGAGGTAACAAACAATGCGCAATGAAGCATTAATAGGTTATTTATTACATCAGCGACCTTATCAAGAAAAACGTGCGCTTTACTATTTGTTTTCCCAACAACATGGTGTAGTGCACGGTATTGGTAAAAAGGGTGCACCTCTCTTTGAGCCGTTACAACTGTTTGCAACGGGCAAGCGTGATTTAAAAACCTTTAGTCAGATTAATTTGATGCCAGCAGAGGATGACTCTACAGAGTCTGCTACGGCTACTAAGCCATCACGTTATCAACAAATAAGCGGTCAGCAACAGTACGCCGCATTATATTTAAATGAGATATTGTGGAAGTTGTTGCCTAGCGAAGATCCGATGCCAGTATTATGGCAACATTATCAAAACAGCTTATTACAGCTAAAGCAGCCGTTAGCAGCGGATGCGTTGAGATTATGCTTACGCCAATTTGAATCTCATTTATTCGAAGAGATGGGCTTTTCTTTAACGTTAACGCATGACAACATACTAGCACCTATTGAGCCTGATACTGATTATCGGTTTTTGTCTGATGTAGGTTTTGTTGCTACTTTTCAACCTGATAAAACGACAATTAATGCGTTACAAACAGTTTTCAGTGGGGCTGATATTATAAAAATGGCACAACTGGGCATTACTGACGCGACGCTAAGCAATTGGTCAAGGCTACATAGACATCTGATTGATCATCTGCTTGACTATCAGCCATTACAAAGTCGCTTACTATGGCAACAGCAGCAGCGTTACCAATAATAAAGCAGTCATTTGGTTAACATATAGCTGTTTAAATCAATATTAAATGTGACGCTATTTTAGCATTATCATCTATACGTCAATCAGATTTCGTTTTTAAAAGGATTTCTTATGGTCACCTCTTCACAAAACTCAGTAAACAGACCGCTATTAGGTGTCAACGTTGATCATGTAGCAACCTTACGTCAAGCGCGTGGTGTCAACTATCCTAGCCCTTTAGAGGCAGTATTATTATGCGAGCAAGCAGGCGCAGATGGCATTACTATACATTTACGTGAAGATCGTCGTCATATCCAAGACTCAGATGTGTATGAGATAGCGAGACAATTGACTACTAGGTTGAATCTGGAGATGGCAGCAACTTCTGAAATGCTATCTATTGCTTGCGAAGTTAAACCATTTTGGGTTTGCTTAGTACCTGAAAAGCGTGCGGAGCTAACTACTGAGGGAGGGTTGGACGTTGCAGGGCAAATCACTCATCTGAAAAAATACATCAATGAGTTACATGCAGCAGGTATTAAGGTCTCTTTATTTATCGATCCAGATGAGGTCCAAATTGCTGCAGCAGTTGCTTGTCATGCTGATGCTATTGAGCTGCATACCGGTACTTATGCCGAGGTAGGTTTGGCTGGAGATTTTGATGCGCAGAATGTTGAGCTACAACGTATTAAACAAGCAGTGATTGTCGCAAAAAATTTAGATGATAAATTGCTAATTAATGCAGGTCATGGTCTAACTCGTGACAATGTTAATGCGATTGCACAAATTGACGATATTTATGAGCTGAACATTGGGCACGCATTGATTGCCGATGCAATATTTGTAGGGTTGTCGCAAGCAGTGACTATGATGAAAACTGCGATGTATGAGTGATTTTCTATACAGGGTTGAATCTGATAGTGACTAACTAATATTGTTATGATAGATGTTATATTTATAAACAGTCAGTAGGATGTATATCATTAGGCTTGTATCTAATGATACCACCTTGATTAAATGAGATCTGATACATAGCTTGACCATAAGTTGAGCTTGGACAGTATTTTATATGACCAAAATGCCCACGTGGTTTACCGCTATCTCCCCAAAACTTAGTATAATGGCGCTTATTTCCTACTCGCAAACTTAGGGTGCTGTATTTAGGGTTCAAAGATTCCTCTTTTAATAGCACATCAACCTGAACATCAAAATGCTTATTATTGTTATTGTCTACAAATAATAGAAGCTTTTTATAGCTATCTCGGTGGCAACGCCCTCCTGAATTAGATAGGCAAACCAACAAATTCTGTCTTCTTATAAAGCTCTCAGCTTTTGCTATCTTAAGCGTGGTCTCTAATTGATTTTTAATACGTTTAGCTTCCATACTTGCCAGTTGGGTTAAAATGGCTGGAGCTGCTATGGTAGCGATAATGGCTAAAATTGCTATTGTTACTATGAGTTCTACAAGATTAAATCCTTTTTGATTATAGTGTTTAGAAAGGTTTTTGATAGCTTTTAAATGGTCAATGACAATGAAATTAAGCAAACCAGGGTTTGATATCTGCTGAGTAGGGCATGGCGTATTATGTCGCTTAGTCATATATAGTCATTACCTATAATGATGGATTTATTGTGTGAGCTAACTTGATTGGACTTATAATTTTAAATAAACATTCATTCTTCTATTTTGCCTTATATAAAGCATTAGATTTCTAAAACGTACTGACTTCTCTACACTTACAAATTTTTTACATCGTTATCTTGGTTATTGAATCAAATAATGTTCATTGTTTTAATATAAACAAAATATAGTACAACTGTCAAAAAATGTTTCAATTAGTGAAAACACATCTTTTGTAATAGAGAAAAAAATACAATTGTATTAAACTGATGACAGACAATAGATACAACCAGAGTTACTTCTATTGCGAATTAGCATTCAAAAGACTAAAATTGCAACGTGTGTTAGTTCTTAGTAAAATAAGCAGGCTATTGTGTTTTAGTTGCAACACTATCGTGTAATAATGTGTAGCTGCCTAACGAAAAAAGTTGTAAACTTAATTGATAGTCGATAAGCTACTTCCTAATTAGTTTTGTTGTATAATTATGCATTCGTAAAAGATGTCTACTTTTATTACATCTTAGGAAGCGGTTTTGCTTAACGCATCACTCAAATCATCCTTTGGAGGAAGTCCATGAAATTGAATAAAATTGCTCTAGCTCTAGTTGCCGTAGCAGCTGCACCTTTAGCAGCTAATGCTGGCGTTACTATCAGCCCATTACTACTTGGTTATCACATGACTGAAGAGTTCAGTGATACTAGTGATAAGCAGCGTGATATCTTAAAGACTGGTAAAGACCTATATATCGATGCCAACGGTAACTCGATCGATGGTCGTGGTGGTAATGTACCGAATGGTGGCGTAGCTAAAGAAAGCAGCCTTTACACTGGTGCTGCTCTAGGTATCGAGCTTACTCCTTCTACTCAGTTCCAAGTAGAGTATGGCGTAACAAGTGCTAACGGTGAAGCTTCTGAAGATTCTGCAGATGCTGGTGTTAACCGTTTTGATATCGAACAAACTATGATTTCTGGTAACTTCTTAATCGGTACTGAAGAATTTACTGGTTATACTGATAGTGCGTTCAAACCATATGTTCTAATTGGTGCTGGTCAGTCTAAGATTGAAGTTGAAAACCAAGAAACTTATGATACTGCACAAGGTTCTTCTGTAGGTCGTGTTGAGGCTGGTACTGAAGTTTCATCATCTAAAGATACTATCGGTAACCTAGGTCTAGGTGCTATGTATCGCATCAACGACGCTTTAAGCCTACGTGGTGAAGCTCGTGCGATTCATAACTTTGATAACAACTGGTGGGAAGGCATGGCTTTGGCCGGTCTAGAAGTTGTACTTGGTGGCCATTTATCACCAACAGTAGCAGTACCACCACAAGTAGAGCCTGAAGTTTCTGTTCCACCAGTGGTAATCGTTGAGCAAGACGTTGATTCAGACGGCGATGGCGTACCTGATAGCATCGATGAATGCCCAGGAACTCCAATGAACGTAGTAGTCGATGAGCGCGGTTGCCCAGTAGCAGTAGATATTACTGACGAGCTGAAAATGGAACTACGTGTATTCTTTGATAACGACAAATCAGCTATCAAAGACCAGTACAAAACTGAAATCTCTAAAGTAGCAGAGAAGATGCGTGAGTATCCTAACTCTAGCGCTCGTGTAGAAGGTCATGCTTCTAAAACTGGTCCTTCAGCACGTTATAACCAACGTCTATCTGAAGCCCGTGCAGTTGCTGTGAAATCTATGTTGACTAACGAATTTGGTATTGCTCCAAACCGTTTATCAACAGTTGGTTACGGTTATGACCGTCCAATCGCTCCAAACGATACTGAAGAAGGTCGTGCTATGAACCGTCGTGTTTATGCCATCATTACTGGTGACAAAACAATGACTGTTGAACAAACTAAAGACATGGTTATTCAATAATATATAACCAGTTAGTTATGTTCTAAATCATAAAGTTACAAAAAAAGCTGCCTATTAGGTGGCTTTTTTTTGTTTAAGTACTCAGATAAATAACTTATTGCATAAATTTATAATGTAATAATGTTATACTAGCCGCCCAAACACTTTGTAGATTGACAAAGTGTACATTAGCATAGCTATCTGTACGATGGATTTATCAGTATAGAAATTCTACTTTGCCAGCATTTCTTATCCCACTACTCCTATTGCGTAGTCATTTGATAGTAAAGTAAAAATATCTATCTGCTTTATGATAAAAGTTTCTCCAGCGGCGCTTACTGCTACTGCATTTTATTAAGACAAAACGAGCATTTTATATGGCGAACGATATCAAACACCTGCGTAACATTGCAATTATTGCCCACGTTGATCACGGTAAAACAACGCTAGTTGATAAATTATTACATCAATCTGGCACTTTTGGCGATCGTGCAAACATTGCTGAACGTGCAATGGATTCAGGTGATATTGAGCAAGAACGTGGTATTACCATTTTGGCTAAAAATACAGCCATTCGTTGGACAGACAGCACTGACGATACTGAATATCGTATTAACATTGTTGACACTCCAGGTCACGCCGATTTCGGTGGTGAAGTTGAGCGTGTAATGTCAATGGTTGACTGTGTACTTCTAGTCGTTGATGCTGTTGATGGACCAATGCCTCAAACCCGTTTCGTGACTCAAAAAGCGTTTGAGCAAGGCTTGAAACCAATTGTTGTTATCAACAAAATTGATCGTCCTGGTGCACGTCCTGATTGGGTAATGGATCAGATTTTTGATTTATTTGACAACTTAGGTGCAACTGATGAGCAATTAGATTTTCCAGTTGTTTATGCATCAGCGCTGAATGGTATTGCAGGTCTAGAAGCAGATAATTTAGCTGATGACATGACGCCGTTATTTAAAACTATCGTTGATGTTGTACAGCCACCACAGGTTGATGCAGATGCGCCATTCCGCATGCAAATCTCAAGCCTTGATTTTAATAGCTTCGTTGGTGTTATCGGTATTGGCCGTATCCAGCGTGGTAAAGTTAAAACCAACACGCAAGTGACTGTAATCGACAAGAATGGCAACACTCGTAACGGCCGTATCCTAAAGATTATGGGTTACCACGGTTTGGATCGTATCGAAGTAGAAGATGCACAAGCGGGTGATATCATCTGTATTACAGGTATTGATGCGCTTAATATTTCAGATACTATTTGCGATCCTAACCACGTTGAAGCATTGCCAGCATTGACCGTTGACGAACCAACCGTATCGATGAACTTCCAAGTGAATAACTCACCGTTCGCTGGTCGTGACGGCAAGTTTGTGACCTCACGTAATATTCGTGAGCGTCTTGAGCGTGAATTGATTCATAACGTAGCATTACGTGTAGAAGATACAGAGTCTCCTGATAAATTCAAAGTATCAGGTCGAGGTGAGCTTCATCTATCTGTACTTATCGAAAACATGCGCCGTGAAGGTTTTGAGATGGGTGTTTCAGGCCCAGAAGTTATCGTTAAAGAAGTTGATGGTAAGTTACAAGAGCCGTATGAAAACGTTGTCTTCGATATCGAAGATGAGCATCAAGGTTCTATCATGGAGCAGGTCGGCTTGCGTAAAGGCGAGATGACCAATATGGAGCTTGATGGTAAAGGTCGTATGCGTATCGAAGCGACTATGCCTGCACGTGGTTTGATTGGTTTCCGCTCTGAATTCTTAACCTTGACTTCAGGTACCGGTATCATGACGTCAAGCTTCTCACATTACGGTCCACAAAAGATCGGTGATGTTGGTGGTCGCTCGAATGGCGTCTTAGTTTCTATGGCGAAGGGTGTTTGCTTAGGTTTTGCTCTATTTAACCTACAAAAACGCGGTAAATTATTTGCTGAGCCACAGCTTGAAGTTTACGAAGGTATGATCGTTGGTCTTAACTCACGTAACGATGATATGGCCGTTAACCCAACGACTGCTAAGCAGTTAACCAACGTTCGTGCCAGTGGTACTGATGAAGCGCTAACGCTAACGCCAGCGGTTAAGTTTACGCTTGAGCAAGCACTTGAATTCATTCAAGATGATGAATTAGTAGAAGTCACGCCAAAAGCGATTCGTCTACGTAAGCGTTATTTGACTGAAAGTGAGCGTAAGCGTTATGGTCGTAAGAAAGGTGCTTAATATCAATCTTCATTGATAAAATAGTTAAATAATAAAAAGGGCTAACTCAATGAGTTAGCCCTTTTTGTTGGTTTTGTTTTTATTCTATTTTGCTTTAATCCGAGCTAAAATATTTAAAGTGAGAAGTTAGGTTTTAAGGTTGATTAACGATCACATAATCATTGGTATTAATCAAAATCTCTGATGGACGATCAACAACGATACGTACGACATTATCGTTAACACTTTGTGATTTATAAAAATTATCTTCAGCAACCGTACAACCTAAGCAGCGCGCCATAGCATCCCAAGGTTCAACGAATAGTTTTTGCTGAGCTTGATCAGCATTACCACCGATAAGGGAGAAGGGCAGGCTCACAAGATAAGCGGCGGTACCAGCGACTGCGGTGACTAGCTGTAAGGGCTTACCAACGACTGTATCGACTATCATCGTATCATAAGATGGGCCAAAGTCGCCCTCATCTATCTCTATCGCGGCCGAGGCAGGCTGTGTGAACGCTACAATGAAGCTTACGCTTAGAATAGCGGTAAGAAGCTTACTCTTAACAATGCGTTGGGTATTGGCATTAACAGTCATCATGATTTCCTAAAACGTGTAAGCGGTATGAATAATGAGCACTGCTGGTTAAAAGTAATCATAAAACAGCATTGCTTACTTATTAAAGCAAGATGCGTGCCGATAAGCAACATAAAAGCACGTTACACTGTTTTTTGCCCTATATATTATGATAGGACTTTGTTTATTAAACCCGCTGACAACTTGGACAAAATACACTAGCGCGCCCATTAATTTTAATATTATCAAGCGCAGTATCACAATGCGGACATGATTCGCCTTGTTTACCATAGACGTTTAAAGTTTGCTGAAAGTATCCAGTTTGACCACTTGCTACTGTGAAATCACGTAATGTTGAACCACCAAGCTCAATGGCTCGTTGTAGTATGATCTTAATATGATCAACCAAAATTACTATTTGATTGTAAGATACGTTGTGCGCTGGGGTAGCAGGATGTATGGCTGCCAAATATAGACTTTCTGTCGCATAGATATTTCCGACGCCAACGACAACTTGCTGTTCCATAATTACTGATTTGATTGCACGGGTGATAGGGCGTTTCTTAGTTTTCTTGTCCGTCGTTTCATCACCATTACTACGTTGAATCAGCTGGTATAAATAGTCAGCAGTGAAATCGGCTGATAACGGCTCAGGACCTAGATGATCTAAAAGCTTGGCACTATAATCCTTATACCATAACACAGCTCCAAAACGTCTGGGATCATGGTAATGCAATTGCGACTGTATGCCGTTAGCATTGTCAAAAGTGATTACTAAATGATCATGCTTACGTTTATCAGTACCAACGAGATGTTGTTGCAAACTTCCTGACATTCCTAAGTGTATTATCAGCTTACGTTGACGTAAAGAGTTGCTCTCAGTCATAGTTTGACTGTTTTCTACAAGCTCTGCGTTCGGTATAAAGGTAAGGATTAGATATTTTGCGCGGCGCTCTACGTTTTGCAAAGTGTAATCAATCAGAGCGTCTAAGTCAGCAGGCATAAGCCAACGCAATTTTGGCTGAAACACTTCTACAGCGGTTAGTCTTTGTTCCAATAGAGGCGCAAGACTGGTTTTAGTGGTTTCAACTTCAGGTAATTCAGGCATAGTAATTTTCTATAAAAATTTGGAAAGCATTAATTAAAAGTTAAGTTATCAGCTGCATATAACAATATTCTTTAAAATAGAGGTTCAGTTATGCAGGAGATATATTCATGATTAATGCATATATCTCCTGCATGACTACTGTTGATTATTTACCACTAGGCAACAGAACGACGCGCGTGCAGAATTCCCGGTTGCTGCTCAAGCTTGGCAAGTAGTTTGGATAAATGGGCTAAACCTGACACTTCAATATGGAACTTTAAAGAAGCGATATTGTCATCGGTACTTAGGGTTTCAACCTTACGTATGTTGACACTCTCTTTATCAATAACTTGGGTCAAATCACGTAGCAGTCCACGTCTATCATAGGCTTCAATATGGATATCAACGGGTTGATAACGACCGGATTTAGACTTCCAAGCGGCACTTATTTCTCGTTCAGGATCACGCTCAATCAAACGTATATATTCAGGGCAACCGCGATTATGAACACTAACGCCACGAGATAAAGTAATGTAACCAGAGATTGGCTCACCGTGCACAGGGTGACAGCAACCTGCTAGATTAATCTCAATATTATCAAGACCATCAATACAGATTTTATACGCGTCAAGCTTCCCTGTAGCTTTTGGGTCAACACTAGGTGCATATTCTTCTTTTTCTTTTTCAGGCTCAAGATGCAGCTGACGAGAAATATGTCCGGTCAGTTGATGCAGGCCTATATCTCCTGTGACTAGGCCTACGATGATATCGTCAGTGGTGTTGACGTGAAAGAACTGGGTGTAGTCATTCAAGTCAATGCTATTAGGATGTACTGACAGGCGCTCAAGCTCCTTACTAAGCATCTGTTTGCCAATTTCAATATTCTTATCACGGTCTTGCTTATTGAACCATTGGCGTAATTTAGAGCGTGCACGATTGGTATGGATATAACCGAGTGCAGCCACTAGCCAATCACGATTGGGCTCGCGTGATGCTTTAGTAATAATCTCAACTTGCTCGCCAGTTTTTAGCTGGTAAGTGAGTGGTACATAACGCTGGTTTACCCGAGCAGCTTGGGCACGATTGCCTACTTGTGTGTGAACGTAATAGGCAAAATCGAGCACGGTAGCGCCTTTTGGTAGCTCAGTGATGTCACCGTCTCGGCTAAAAATATAAATCCTTTCAAGCTCATCGAAATCGACGATTGGCTCTTCATCTTCAAATTCGTTTAAACCATGATCACTAAAGTCACCATCTGTTTCTAGACCTGAGCGTGTTTGATTGCGTGTCTCATTATTAACAGATAGTAGATGACGTAGGGAGCTGATTCTTTGAGTTAGATAGCTGTCTTTTTTCTTTTTTAGGCCTTCCTTATAATTGACATGTGCACACATGCCAAGCTCGGCTTCAAAGTGCATGCCTTGTGTACGAATTTGTACTTCGAGTGATTTATTTTCAGCGATGACAGCCGTATGTAAAGAGCGGTAGCCATTCGGTTTTGGGTTGGTAATATAGTCATCGAACTGCTCAGGGATATAACGCCACAAGCCGTGTACCAATCCTAAAACATGATAACAATCTGATGGGTTTTCAACCAATACTCGCAGTGCTCGAATATCATAAAGCTGATCAAAAGATAAGCGCTTTAATTTCATTTTGCGGTAAATGGAGTAGATGTGCTTGACTCGTCCTGAAACATCAGCAGTAATATCAGATTCTGCTAAAGCCTCGTTGAGCTTGTCCTGTACTCGCTGAATATAATCCTCACGTTCGCTACGTTTTTCGGATAATAGCTTGGCAATCTCTTTATAACGCTCAGGAGCAAGGTAGCGAAAAGCTAAGTCTTCAAGCTCCCAT
The nucleotide sequence above comes from Psychrobacter sp. P2G3. Encoded proteins:
- a CDS encoding DUF4845 domain-containing protein, with protein sequence MAHQLTSLTSQRGSSVTSIVLLLIIIVIAGKLIIAIMPAQVGDYQLSKTLGAQLKEANNNGETAKQFVERVNRQLSINADYDTTAEEVFTFTNNKTGQLAIYKDYDKTSNFFGNVDIVNRFEGEINAASVE
- the rnc gene encoding ribonuclease III, coding for MKSTPQQYQALPAAKKNSATMETLPISSDFIQRLEVLTRKLGYVFNDLNLPKLALTHRSFDSKKNYERLEFLGDALLGMIVGEALYHRYPSQNEGRLTRMRATLVRQESLVTIAQNLELSNHLILGIGERKGGGRNRASILADAVESLIGAIYLDSQDMEITRNCVLSWYGDLIDNVNDQKALKDAKSRLQEWLQSKQFDLPHYELVETRGNAPYQIFVVRCQVNISSCPDITESGESRRIAEQKAAELMINQLHKLPGALKKR
- the era gene encoding GTPase Era; translation: MSNHTDLPSTPEDNANNMTENTDTNQATTVEQVENTQESRKIGESLTAIQQQDNDAADESDSDTDLENNDAIDGFFAPSNNDDVSEDFKAGYVAIIGRPNVGKSTLMNHLLGQKLSITSRKPQTTRHRIHGILSTHEMQAVFVDTPGIHRNEVRAINERMNKAAVSALVDVDLVLFVVDSDQWRDDDLLTLQKLGDTNLTVVLVINKADTLKDKGSILPLIETFSDSFDFADIVPVSALKNQNLDRLEEVIASHLPKATPIYDTEQITDRSERFLASEIIREKIMRSAGDEVPYDLTVQIDEFKDEAAHMDPKTGRPRKACTFIDATIYVERNGQKAIVIGEKGQRIKQVGMDARKDMEKLFDKKVMLTLWVKVKRGWSDDERALTSLGY
- a CDS encoding DNA repair protein RecO C-terminal domain-containing protein; amino-acid sequence: MRNEALIGYLLHQRPYQEKRALYYLFSQQHGVVHGIGKKGAPLFEPLQLFATGKRDLKTFSQINLMPAEDDSTESATATKPSRYQQISGQQQYAALYLNEILWKLLPSEDPMPVLWQHYQNSLLQLKQPLAADALRLCLRQFESHLFEEMGFSLTLTHDNILAPIEPDTDYRFLSDVGFVATFQPDKTTINALQTVFSGADIIKMAQLGITDATLSNWSRLHRHLIDHLLDYQPLQSRLLWQQQQRYQ
- a CDS encoding pyridoxine 5'-phosphate synthase: MVTSSQNSVNRPLLGVNVDHVATLRQARGVNYPSPLEAVLLCEQAGADGITIHLREDRRHIQDSDVYEIARQLTTRLNLEMAATSEMLSIACEVKPFWVCLVPEKRAELTTEGGLDVAGQITHLKKYINELHAAGIKVSLFIDPDEVQIAAAVACHADAIELHTGTYAEVGLAGDFDAQNVELQRIKQAVIVAKNLDDKLLINAGHGLTRDNVNAIAQIDDIYELNIGHALIADAIFVGLSQAVTMMKTAMYE
- a CDS encoding GspH/FimT family pseudopilin; the protein is MTKRHNTPCPTQQISNPGLLNFIVIDHLKAIKNLSKHYNQKGFNLVELIVTIAILAIIATIAAPAILTQLASMEAKRIKNQLETTLKIAKAESFIRRQNLLVCLSNSGGRCHRDSYKKLLLFVDNNNNKHFDVQVDVLLKEESLNPKYSTLSLRVGNKRHYTKFWGDSGKPRGHFGHIKYCPSSTYGQAMYQISFNQGGIIRYKPNDIHPTDCL
- a CDS encoding OmpA family protein, translating into MKLNKIALALVAVAAAPLAANAGVTISPLLLGYHMTEEFSDTSDKQRDILKTGKDLYIDANGNSIDGRGGNVPNGGVAKESSLYTGAALGIELTPSTQFQVEYGVTSANGEASEDSADAGVNRFDIEQTMISGNFLIGTEEFTGYTDSAFKPYVLIGAGQSKIEVENQETYDTAQGSSVGRVEAGTEVSSSKDTIGNLGLGAMYRINDALSLRGEARAIHNFDNNWWEGMALAGLEVVLGGHLSPTVAVPPQVEPEVSVPPVVIVEQDVDSDGDGVPDSIDECPGTPMNVVVDERGCPVAVDITDELKMELRVFFDNDKSAIKDQYKTEISKVAEKMREYPNSSARVEGHASKTGPSARYNQRLSEARAVAVKSMLTNEFGIAPNRLSTVGYGYDRPIAPNDTEEGRAMNRRVYAIITGDKTMTVEQTKDMVIQ
- the typA gene encoding translational GTPase TypA → MANDIKHLRNIAIIAHVDHGKTTLVDKLLHQSGTFGDRANIAERAMDSGDIEQERGITILAKNTAIRWTDSTDDTEYRINIVDTPGHADFGGEVERVMSMVDCVLLVVDAVDGPMPQTRFVTQKAFEQGLKPIVVINKIDRPGARPDWVMDQIFDLFDNLGATDEQLDFPVVYASALNGIAGLEADNLADDMTPLFKTIVDVVQPPQVDADAPFRMQISSLDFNSFVGVIGIGRIQRGKVKTNTQVTVIDKNGNTRNGRILKIMGYHGLDRIEVEDAQAGDIICITGIDALNISDTICDPNHVEALPALTVDEPTVSMNFQVNNSPFAGRDGKFVTSRNIRERLERELIHNVALRVEDTESPDKFKVSGRGELHLSVLIENMRREGFEMGVSGPEVIVKEVDGKLQEPYENVVFDIEDEHQGSIMEQVGLRKGEMTNMELDGKGRMRIEATMPARGLIGFRSEFLTLTSGTGIMTSSFSHYGPQKIGDVGGRSNGVLVSMAKGVCLGFALFNLQKRGKLFAEPQLEVYEGMIVGLNSRNDDMAVNPTTAKQLTNVRASGTDEALTLTPAVKFTLEQALEFIQDDELVEVTPKAIRLRKRYLTESERKRYGRKKGA